The genomic region TCACGCCTTCTTGCGTGCCGCAAATCGAGACGTCCTCATATTCCAGAGACATAGTCTTCTCTTTTTGAATCATCGATAATACGGCAAACTCGTCAGGAACAACCTCTGGGTCTTTATAGCACCTATTTTCCGGGCGAGCCACCGGCTCCGATGCTTTTCACCTTTGTGTTTCCTTGTGTTCTTTGTGGTGAAAGGGGTAGTGTTAGTTTCAGGTTTTAGAAGACAATTCTAAATAGGCCAGATCATTTCTTATCGCCGCTTTTCTCGTCCACCCCGTCTTTACCCCGTTTTCTCTCGCCACGATGCATGTACATCCATGTCATCTTAAGAAGGTCAATCTGCCGGGCCAGCCATCCCATCCGCATCTTCTGCTCAGCTATACAAAGCCCATAATCAGTGAGGCCATAATTCCCGTTCTCATCCCTATACACCTCCCCATCCTCTATCATGTCCTGCAGCACCGATTCTATGAGCTCAAGCCTCTCCTTCTCTTTCTGCTCACGAGACTTAAAAAACACAGGCTCACCATATAAAAAAATAATCGCTTATGCTTAAATACTAATCGCTCATACGGAAATTTATCTCAAGGGACGATAAAAGGGAAAAGTTTACAGTGCGCCGGTCGGGGATCGAACCCGGGTTTAGGGCTTGGAAAGCCATAGTGATAACCACTACACTACCGGCGCGAGTTCACAAGTGCAGACACCTAATTGCATTAATGCTATATAAAAATTTTGCCACGTCTAAGCCCAAGAAGAAAGCTTAATGAACACCTAGCTATGTATTATGCAAAAGAATGGTTAATAGAGGTCATACGATGATCAGGCAGCTTTATGGCGTCGACGACGGCGCGCTGGAGGAGGTATTCAAACGAAGGGCCGGAATCTCAACGGCAATGGAAAGCGCAAGGCGGGTCGCCGAAGACGTCAGGGCGGGAGGGGACGCGGCCGTAAGAAAGTACACAAAAGAGTTCGACGGCGTAGAGCTAAGAGGCCTGGAAGTGACAGAGGATGAGATGTACAATGCCGTGGAGCTGATAGACTACGAGACCATTGGCCACCTCGAGACGGCCATCGCTAACATAGAGGCGTTCCACTCGCTCCAGAGGCCTGCAGGGGACATGTGGCTCACCGAGATATCGCCGGGAATAAGGCTCGGCCAGAAGTTCACTCCCCTTCAGCGGGTTGGAGCCTACATTCCCGGTGGAACGGCCTCATATCCTTCTACGGCGCTCATGCTCATAGTCCCCGCGAAGGTCGCGGGGGTGCCTGAGGTTATAGCGTGCACGCCACCCCGCAAGGACGGCACGGTCCATCCTTTGACCCTTGCAGCGCTCGACATGGCCGGGGCGGACCGCGTCTTCAAGGTGGGGGGCGTACAGGCCATCGCGGCGATGGCGTACGGCACCCAGAGCATACCCAGGGTGGAGAAGATCGTCGGGCCGGGCAACGTCTACGTCACGGCTGCTAAAATTTACGTGCGGGACACGGTGGAGATAGACATGCCGGCGGGGCCGAGCGAGATAGTGGTCATAGCGGATGACACGGCAAATCCTTCTTATATCGCCGCCGACATGATAGCCCAGGCCGAGCACGACGTCAATGCGATGTCAATCCTGCTGACGCCTTCTGAGCTGCTGGCTGAGGCCGTGGACATCGAGATAGAAAAGCAAAAGGAGACCGCTTCGAGGAGACACATCATCGAGAAGGCGGCGATGGGCATCTACGTGGTTGACGATATAGAGGTCGCGGCAGGGGTGTGCGACCGCATCGCCCCTGAGCACGTCGAGGTCATGGTTCGCGACCCGATGCTGGTGCTCAACAGGCTGCACAACGCGGGCACTATATACCTGGGCGAATACGCACCCGTGGCGGCGGGCGACTATGCGAGCGGCGCAAACCACGTCCTGCCCACCGGCGGCTATGCGAGGGTTTTCTCAGGGATGAATACGATGCAGTTCATAAAGACTACCAGCGTCCAGGCCATCGAGAGGGAAGGCCTGGAGAGCATAAAAGACACTATCATCGCCCTTGCGAGCATCGAGGGCTTAGACGCACACGCCAGGTCAGTTTCTAAGAGGTTCGAACAATGAAGAGGACGCACTACTCAAAGGACATCACGCCGGACATGAACGGCTCGACGGTCGTCATCAACGGCTGGGCGCACGAGATAAGGGACTTCGGAGGGTTATCGTTTCTCATCGTAAGGGATAGGGAAGGGCTGGTACAGGTTACCATGCCAAAGAAGAAGGTGGCGAAGGAGATCATAGACACGGTTAAGGGGCTGAGCAGGGAGTCGGTTGTCTCGGTAAAGGGCGAGGTGAAGGCGATGGAGAAGGCTCCCAACGGCTACGAGGTCATCCCCACGGCTGTCGAGATTCTGGCCAGGTCTGAGGCGCCCCTCCCGCTGGACCCTACTGGCAAGGTGCCCGCCGACCTGGACACGAGGCTCGACTCCCGTTTCATGGACCTGAGAAGCCCCGAGGTCACGGCCGTGTTCTACGTGCGGGCGTACATGATAAGAGGCATAAGGGAGTACCTGTCATCCCAGGGCTGCCTTGAGATATCCACTCCGAAAATCGTGGCCACTGCTACTGAGGGGGGCACTGAGTTGTTCCCCATATCATACTTCGAGCGCGAGGCCTTCCTGAACCAGAGCCCCCAGCTTTATAAGCAGATGATGATGGCAGGGGGCATGGATCGCGTCTACGAGATTGGCCCCATATTCAGGGCTGAGGAGCACGCCACCCGCAAACATCTGAATGAGGCCACGTCCATCGACGTTGAGCTATCATTCGCTACTCATGAGGATGCGATGCAGCTTCTCGAGAACACGGTGGCCTATGCATATGCATACGTAAAGGAGCGTTGCCGGCCGCAGCTAAAGGCCTTAAACCTGGATCTCCAGGTCCCGGGGACGCCGTTCAAGCGGTTAAGCTACAGGGAGGCCATCGAGATAGCCCGGCAGGACCCTGAGTGCGCAGGCCTGGAGTACGGCGACGACCTGTCGACGCAGGCGGAGCACGTCGTCGGGCAGGCCATAGGCGAGCACTACTTCATCGTTGACTGGCCAGCTAATATCAGGGCTTTCTACTCGCAGCCATGCGATGACGACCCATCTATATGCAAGGCTTTTGACCTCATGCACCCGCGCATGGAGCTCGCCTCCGGGGCGCAGCGTGAGCATCGTTATGAAAGGCTCGTAAAGAAGATGGTGGAGAAAAACCTGGACCCTGAGAGCTTTAAATTTTATTTGGACTCGTTCAGGTATGGCATGCCTCCGCACGCTGGCTGGGGCATGGGGGCGGAGCGGCTGCTTCAGACCATGCTAAACTTGAACAACATCCGTGAAGCCGTCCTTTTCCCCAGGGACAGGGTGCGGCTCACCCCATGATTTTTTATTTTATGAAGGGTATTTTAAGGCTTGACACAAGCTCTGGCTTATAGAGGCATACTCCCACGGCTATCGCCACGATGATCGCTATTATGAGAAGCCCGATGAGCAGGCTTAGCCTTCTCTTCTTATGAGGCTTATGCTCTCCTAGCGAGGCCATGGCTTTTACGGCGGCCTTTACGTCTTCTTCCGCTGGAGGCCTCTTCTCTTCCGGCCCCTCAAAGCACGTATCTGGCTGCTTATTAACGGCTGATGGCTCTGCCTCCTCAGGCTCCACAGCTTTATTTGTCTCCTTTCCTGGCCGCGGCGATGACACGATTAGGCTAGAAATGGCCCTTTCTTTCTTGCGTGCACCGGGTAAGGGCTTTCCTTCCGGCTCCACCTCTACATAATATTTAGAGGCGCTACCCATGTCAGAAGTGACGAGGTAGTACGCCCTTCCCTGCCCGTCCGTGTAAAGCTCCTCTTCGCTATACTCTATCCTGCCCTCATATAGGAAGCTGCCCCCCTCATCGCTAACGAGGCGATAAGCCTCCAGGCCATTGCTCTTATACATTTT from Methanocella conradii HZ254 harbors:
- the aspS gene encoding aspartate--tRNA(Asn) ligase, with the translated sequence MKRTHYSKDITPDMNGSTVVINGWAHEIRDFGGLSFLIVRDREGLVQVTMPKKKVAKEIIDTVKGLSRESVVSVKGEVKAMEKAPNGYEVIPTAVEILARSEAPLPLDPTGKVPADLDTRLDSRFMDLRSPEVTAVFYVRAYMIRGIREYLSSQGCLEISTPKIVATATEGGTELFPISYFEREAFLNQSPQLYKQMMMAGGMDRVYEIGPIFRAEEHATRKHLNEATSIDVELSFATHEDAMQLLENTVAYAYAYVKERCRPQLKALNLDLQVPGTPFKRLSYREAIEIARQDPECAGLEYGDDLSTQAEHVVGQAIGEHYFIVDWPANIRAFYSQPCDDDPSICKAFDLMHPRMELASGAQREHRYERLVKKMVEKNLDPESFKFYLDSFRYGMPPHAGWGMGAERLLQTMLNLNNIREAVLFPRDRVRLTP
- the hisD gene encoding histidinol dehydrogenase, which encodes MIRQLYGVDDGALEEVFKRRAGISTAMESARRVAEDVRAGGDAAVRKYTKEFDGVELRGLEVTEDEMYNAVELIDYETIGHLETAIANIEAFHSLQRPAGDMWLTEISPGIRLGQKFTPLQRVGAYIPGGTASYPSTALMLIVPAKVAGVPEVIACTPPRKDGTVHPLTLAALDMAGADRVFKVGGVQAIAAMAYGTQSIPRVEKIVGPGNVYVTAAKIYVRDTVEIDMPAGPSEIVVIADDTANPSYIAADMIAQAEHDVNAMSILLTPSELLAEAVDIEIEKQKETASRRHIIEKAAMGIYVVDDIEVAAGVCDRIAPEHVEVMVRDPMLVLNRLHNAGTIYLGEYAPVAAGDYASGANHVLPTGGYARVFSGMNTMQFIKTTSVQAIEREGLESIKDTIIALASIEGLDAHARSVSKRFEQ